The following proteins are co-located in the Rippkaea orientalis PCC 8801 genome:
- a CDS encoding histidine phosphatase family protein gives MGLMLYFLRHGQTAYSKTGGYCGRLENDPGLTPEGLEMAQAFADTYCSLPWKAAYVSPLRRTIQTATPLCEAVGLTMNLREGLQEIGYGLWEGMHPDEINRQFHDLYTRWLTDPAWYAPPGGERGIDIYRRSSEVIDEIKYTHGDEDHILIVSHKATIRIILCGLLGIDIGRYRDRFDMPVAALSLVELTERGPLFHFIADRSHLNDYLRSLPST, from the coding sequence ATGGGATTAATGCTTTATTTTCTACGTCATGGACAAACGGCCTATAGTAAAACGGGGGGATATTGTGGTCGTCTTGAAAATGATCCGGGGTTGACTCCTGAAGGACTCGAAATGGCTCAAGCGTTTGCGGATACCTATTGTAGTTTACCCTGGAAAGCAGCCTATGTTAGCCCCCTACGTCGCACTATCCAAACCGCAACCCCTCTATGTGAAGCAGTGGGACTCACCATGAATTTGCGTGAGGGGTTGCAAGAAATTGGTTATGGTCTATGGGAAGGGATGCACCCCGATGAGATTAATCGTCAATTTCACGATCTTTACACCCGATGGTTAACTGATCCCGCTTGGTATGCTCCCCCTGGGGGTGAACGAGGTATTGATATTTATCGTCGTAGTTCGGAAGTAATTGACGAAATCAAGTACACTCACGGGGATGAGGACCATATTCTGATCGTATCTCATAAGGCGACGATTCGCATTATTTTGTGTGGACTGTTGGGCATCGATATCGGACGTTACCGCGATCGCTTTGATATGCCTGTTGCGGCACTGAGTTTAGTTGAATTGACCGAACGGGGTCCTCTGTTCCATTTTATTGCAGATCGTTCCCATTTGAATGATTATCTGCGATCGCTTCCTTCTACTTAG
- a CDS encoding IS4 family transposase, whose protein sequence is MDFLPFYQDYLQNALSKSKFLLLRILIWLLQVHKQVRIERLAAYLPLPILYESRRKKIQRFLVEPCLSLVLLWFPLIKLIVEREFKPGSRLTLVLDRTQWQDKNVFMISVVWRKRAFPIYWQILEKKGSSNVKEQIALIRPVLKLFADYELLILGDREFHGVELSYWLKKRNRTAKNPIYFAFRERKNVYIRRSKKNQKRFQDLTLTPGVKVFEKNIFITKQKGFGRFNVLAYQKRKYRNHQEEEPWFIITNLDNPSEVIKYYKIRGGIEAMFRDYKSGGYNLEGSKANIHRLTNLILLIAIAYTLSALKGKSIKNRGYQKYISRLTEPKRQVRRHSEFWVGLYGQSWVLAWDFCYLFVEQIMRINLHKINEYNRGLKALSAIS, encoded by the coding sequence ATGGATTTTTTGCCTTTCTATCAGGACTATTTACAAAACGCATTATCAAAAAGTAAATTTTTACTTTTACGAATATTAATATGGCTTTTACAAGTTCATAAACAAGTTAGAATAGAACGGTTAGCGGCTTATCTTCCTCTTCCTATTCTATACGAAAGTCGTAGAAAGAAGATTCAAAGATTTTTAGTCGAACCGTGCTTAAGCCTTGTCTTATTATGGTTTCCTCTGATAAAATTAATAGTAGAACGAGAATTTAAACCAGGAAGTCGTTTAACTTTAGTTTTGGATAGGACTCAGTGGCAGGATAAAAATGTGTTCATGATTAGTGTAGTTTGGAGAAAGAGAGCCTTCCCTATTTACTGGCAAATTCTAGAGAAAAAAGGAAGCAGCAACGTCAAAGAACAAATCGCTTTAATCCGACCGGTCTTGAAATTATTTGCCGACTATGAGTTATTAATTTTAGGGGATAGGGAGTTTCATGGGGTAGAATTATCTTATTGGTTAAAGAAACGAAACCGAACGGCTAAAAATCCCATCTATTTTGCTTTTCGAGAAAGGAAAAATGTCTACATTAGAAGAAGTAAGAAGAATCAAAAACGCTTTCAAGATTTAACCCTGACCCCAGGAGTCAAAGTTTTTGAAAAAAACATTTTTATCACCAAGCAAAAAGGGTTTGGTCGCTTTAATGTATTGGCTTATCAGAAGAGAAAATATAGAAACCATCAGGAAGAAGAACCTTGGTTTATTATAACCAATTTAGATAACCCATCCGAAGTCATAAAATATTATAAAATCAGAGGTGGAATTGAAGCTATGTTTCGAGATTATAAGAGTGGAGGATATAATCTCGAAGGGAGTAAAGCTAATATTCATCGACTTACTAACTTGATTTTATTAATAGCTATTGCTTATACTTTATCGGCTTTAAAAGGGAAGTCAATTAAAAATAGAGGATATCAAAAGTATATATCTAGACTAACAGAACCGAAAAGACAAGTCAGAAGACATAGTGAATTTTGGGTAGGGCTATATGGACAAAGTTGGGTCTTAGCCTGGGATTTCTGTTACTTGTTTGTTGAACAAATTATGAGAATTAACCTTCACAAAATTAATGAATATAACCGAGGTTTAAAAGCCTTATCTGCTATTAGTTAA
- a CDS encoding DNA cytosine methyltransferase, translating into MKTQPFKFIDLFAGIGGFRLAFEQAQYQCVYSCEINEYCQKVYYNNFDECPDNDVTKINPHTLPNFDVLTAGFPCQPFSICGKKEGFNDTRGTLFFYICQIIAAKQPQAVILENVKHLIHHQQGKTLETIIYSLEDLGYLVDYQLLNAKDFGVPQHRERIVIIATRHKKFDFNLIQQQKPIPKLREFLDKTGNFDYLHPKEYTLIDNPKEQLSGLIFVGYRNKGIWKTGIRPNTEHLSRVHRQPNRIYSIDGVHPTLPSQETSGRFFIYIPEENAVRKLTIDECYRIMGFPKDFIMDNRLSEAYKQIGNSICIPLFHQIAIQVKKQILEQQHNTEKRSFDSIHEFLEKGLQLEIAGMTIMNHKEKLLSLYDLSNDIQQIKSLIPEIYYNYIQIIANNSKKQKAVYTVLITLLVHKTLDPNQDIRYHQKNLPGGFSGRTIDTQYITPTLKELGLPAMAESGWLTRSLEQPYPYTLDYNGKISNKNVKESFLNLIDFVQTNPAKTEIIVKILLYQVKQFMKSNQVKIRKLSNPEQFEIKTIVDCLDYHFSFNYKTKGASKLPVLAFYSVYQQLMKELERYRSCSLKPLGSHTASDRTSETAGDIEVFGNNKKLIEAIEIKQGKPIDIQMLRIAKDKIIKFNPRRYCIFSSADINQSDSDVIEQEIKNIRDIHGCQVIVNGTLPTLKYYLRLLSSLENFIEGYSNLVEADQELQTIHKLKWNEILSKLET; encoded by the coding sequence GTGAAGACTCAACCTTTTAAATTTATCGATTTATTTGCTGGTATTGGAGGATTTAGACTTGCCTTTGAACAAGCACAATACCAGTGTGTTTATTCTTGTGAAATTAATGAATATTGTCAGAAAGTTTATTATAATAATTTTGATGAATGTCCCGACAATGATGTAACTAAAATTAATCCTCATACCCTTCCAAACTTTGATGTTTTAACCGCAGGATTTCCCTGCCAACCTTTTAGTATTTGTGGCAAAAAGGAAGGATTTAACGATACTAGAGGAACCCTATTTTTTTATATTTGTCAAATTATTGCAGCTAAACAACCGCAAGCAGTTATTCTAGAAAATGTTAAACATTTAATTCATCATCAACAAGGAAAAACCCTAGAAACCATTATTTATTCACTAGAAGATTTAGGCTATTTAGTTGACTATCAACTCCTGAATGCTAAAGATTTTGGGGTTCCTCAACATCGAGAAAGAATTGTGATTATTGCAACCCGTCATAAGAAGTTTGATTTTAACTTAATTCAACAGCAAAAACCTATTCCTAAACTACGAGAGTTTCTGGATAAAACAGGGAACTTTGACTATTTACATCCCAAGGAGTATACTTTAATTGATAATCCCAAAGAACAGTTATCAGGATTGATTTTTGTCGGCTATCGCAATAAAGGAATATGGAAAACTGGTATTAGACCGAATACTGAACATTTATCAAGGGTTCATCGTCAACCTAATAGAATTTATTCTATCGATGGGGTTCATCCAACTCTTCCTTCTCAAGAAACATCAGGAAGGTTTTTTATCTATATTCCAGAAGAAAATGCGGTGCGTAAATTAACCATTGATGAATGCTATAGAATTATGGGGTTTCCCAAGGATTTTATCATGGATAATCGACTTTCAGAAGCCTATAAACAAATTGGTAATTCTATCTGTATTCCTTTATTTCATCAAATTGCTATCCAGGTTAAAAAACAGATACTTGAACAGCAACATAATACAGAAAAAAGATCTTTCGATAGTATTCATGAGTTTTTAGAGAAAGGCTTACAATTAGAAATTGCAGGAATGACTATTATGAACCACAAAGAAAAATTATTAAGTTTATATGACTTATCTAATGATATTCAACAGATTAAATCATTGATTCCAGAAATTTATTATAACTATATTCAAATAATTGCTAACAATTCCAAGAAACAAAAAGCAGTGTATACAGTGTTAATAACTTTGTTGGTACATAAAACTCTTGACCCTAATCAAGATATTAGATATCATCAAAAAAACTTACCAGGTGGTTTTTCAGGAAGAACTATTGATACTCAATATATTACTCCGACATTAAAAGAATTAGGTCTTCCGGCAATGGCTGAAAGTGGATGGTTAACTCGTTCTCTTGAACAACCTTATCCTTACACATTAGATTATAATGGAAAAATTAGTAATAAAAATGTCAAAGAATCTTTTCTGAATTTAATAGATTTTGTTCAAACGAATCCTGCAAAGACTGAAATTATTGTTAAAATTTTACTTTATCAAGTTAAGCAATTCATGAAAAGCAATCAAGTCAAAATAAGAAAATTAAGTAATCCTGAACAATTTGAAATCAAAACAATTGTTGACTGCTTAGATTATCATTTTAGTTTTAATTATAAAACTAAGGGTGCTTCTAAATTACCTGTTTTAGCTTTTTACTCAGTTTATCAACAATTGATGAAAGAACTAGAAAGATATAGATCATGTAGTTTAAAACCATTAGGAAGCCATACTGCATCTGATAGAACCTCTGAAACTGCGGGTGATATTGAAGTTTTTGGAAATAACAAAAAGTTAATAGAAGCGATAGAAATAAAACAAGGAAAGCCTATTGATATACAAATGCTTCGTATTGCCAAAGATAAGATAATAAAGTTTAATCCTCGAAGATATTGTATTTTTTCTTCTGCTGATATAAATCAGTCAGACTCTGATGTAATAGAACAAGAAATTAAAAATATCCGAGACATTCATGGATGTCAAGTAATTGTTAACGGAACTCTTCCGACACTGAAATATTATTTACGACTTCTCAGTTCTCTGGAGAATTTTATTGAAGGCTATTCTAACTTAGTAGAAGCAGATCAAGAATTACAAACTATTCATAAACTCAAGTGGAATGAAATTTTATCTAAGTTAGAGACTTGA
- a CDS encoding potassium channel family protein: MKPQIIVCGLGQTGYQIFNLLRRQGASVVGISDRPILGEHPDHLVVGELRSPAILAKAGIHHAHTLVLASNDDAVNLGVLTQARLLNPHIRIINRLFNHTLGERLDQTLPQHVSMSVASLAAPIFSFAALGNKAIGQLKLFRQTWPIQEIIIDENHPWLGLNLSQLWDDPSRMLIYYLPAHGELDLVSAVLENKSLQLGDHLILGTKPTIRSKRSYPWQKVSKAIANLRRYQRYVRPVFVVTISLLLTIFMATMTYVAVNYNISVVDSFYFSVGMITGAGGQEQVAEKAPDVIKIFTAIMMIVGAGVIGVYYALLNDFILGSRLKQFWDAARVPIRHHYIVCGLGGIGIQIVRQLLHQGHEVVVIESDANNRFLHTARSLGVPVIVEDARMADTLTTANIEQAAAILVVTSNDMINVEIGLTAKAISPKLSIVLRSHDAQFALSVQEVFEFENVLCPAELATPSFAAAALGGRILGNGITEDLLWVALATLITTNHPLCQKSVKEAAMETNFVPLYLERKEQTIHSWNLLESYLLPNDILYLTIPANELDRLWRTSSDDLIFNETSMI; this comes from the coding sequence ATGAAACCGCAAATTATTGTCTGTGGCTTAGGACAAACAGGCTATCAAATTTTTAACCTATTGAGACGACAGGGGGCATCAGTTGTTGGAATCAGCGATCGCCCCATTTTAGGGGAACATCCCGATCATTTGGTTGTGGGAGAGTTGCGATCGCCCGCTATTTTAGCTAAAGCGGGTATCCATCACGCCCATACTTTGGTTTTAGCAAGTAATGATGATGCCGTCAACCTAGGGGTTTTAACTCAGGCAAGATTACTCAATCCTCATATTCGCATTATTAACCGTTTATTTAATCATACTTTAGGGGAACGTCTCGATCAAACCCTGCCTCAGCACGTTAGCATGAGTGTGGCTTCCTTAGCTGCCCCGATTTTTTCCTTTGCTGCTTTGGGAAATAAAGCCATTGGACAGTTAAAATTATTTCGTCAAACCTGGCCAATTCAAGAAATTATTATCGATGAAAATCATCCTTGGTTGGGCTTAAATTTAAGTCAATTGTGGGATGATCCTTCCCGTATGTTAATTTATTATTTACCCGCCCATGGAGAATTAGATTTAGTTTCAGCCGTTCTGGAAAATAAATCCCTACAATTGGGAGATCATTTGATTTTAGGAACTAAACCGACTATCCGTTCTAAACGGAGTTATCCTTGGCAAAAAGTCTCGAAAGCGATCGCAAATTTACGCCGCTATCAACGCTATGTCCGTCCCGTTTTTGTTGTTACAATCTCCCTTTTATTAACAATTTTTATGGCAACAATGACCTATGTTGCTGTTAACTATAATATTTCGGTCGTTGATTCTTTTTATTTTTCTGTGGGCATGATTACGGGCGCGGGAGGACAGGAACAAGTAGCCGAAAAAGCCCCTGATGTGATTAAAATTTTCACCGCTATTATGATGATTGTTGGTGCGGGAGTTATTGGCGTTTATTATGCCTTATTAAATGACTTTATTTTAGGCAGTCGTCTTAAACAGTTTTGGGATGCAGCCAGAGTTCCTATTCGTCATCATTATATTGTTTGTGGTTTAGGAGGTATTGGTATTCAGATTGTTCGTCAATTACTTCATCAAGGCCATGAAGTTGTGGTCATTGAATCTGATGCAAATAACCGTTTTTTGCACACCGCGCGGTCTTTAGGGGTTCCTGTTATTGTAGAAGATGCGCGGATGGCAGATACCTTAACTACGGCAAATATTGAACAAGCTGCTGCAATTTTAGTCGTGACCAGTAACGATATGATCAATGTGGAAATTGGCTTAACTGCTAAAGCAATTTCTCCTAAACTGTCTATTGTTTTACGATCCCATGATGCTCAATTTGCCCTCTCTGTTCAAGAAGTTTTTGAGTTTGAAAATGTCCTATGTCCAGCAGAATTAGCAACTCCTTCTTTTGCAGCAGCAGCGTTAGGAGGAAGGATTTTAGGTAATGGGATAACGGAGGATTTGTTGTGGGTAGCGTTAGCAACTTTAATTACGACAAACCATCCTTTGTGCCAAAAATCTGTTAAAGAAGCAGCGATGGAAACTAATTTTGTTCCTCTCTATTTAGAAAGAAAAGAACAAACCATTCACAGTTGGAATTTATTGGAGAGTTATCTGCTTCCTAATGATATTTTATATCTGACGATTCCCGCTAATGAATTGGATAGGTTGTGGCGCACTTCTTCTGATGATTTGATTTTCAATGAAACTTCTATGATTTAG
- the tgt gene encoding tRNA guanosine(34) transglycosylase Tgt yields MGFSFQTHKKCSQTQARVGVWHTPHGLVETPRFMPVGTLATVKGLTPDQLQTTGAQMILANTYHLHLQPGETLIEKAGGLHPFMGWKGPILTDSGGFQVFSLSELRQIREIGVTFRSPRDGRIIELTPERSIQIQNALGADVIMAFDECPPGQADYATVKAATERTYRWLERCINAHQRPQDQALFGIVQGGIYPELRQSAVNGLIEFDLPGYAIGGVSVGEDPALVREIVQFTAPLLPPNKPRYLMGVGTYREMAMAIASGVDLFDCVIPTRFGRHGTALIRGERKNLKNAQFKEDFTPLDPECPCYTCQTFTRAYLNHLVRSQEMLGYILLSLHNVTELVRFTQRIREAIIGDRFVEEFGHWLS; encoded by the coding sequence TTGGGATTTTCCTTTCAAACTCACAAAAAATGTTCTCAAACTCAGGCTAGGGTAGGCGTTTGGCATACTCCCCACGGGCTAGTAGAAACCCCTCGATTTATGCCTGTAGGAACCCTAGCAACCGTTAAAGGACTGACCCCCGACCAACTGCAAACCACGGGGGCACAGATGATTTTAGCCAATACCTATCATCTCCATCTGCAACCCGGAGAAACCCTCATCGAAAAAGCCGGAGGACTACACCCGTTTATGGGGTGGAAAGGTCCTATTTTAACTGATTCTGGCGGTTTTCAAGTCTTTAGTTTAAGTGAATTACGGCAAATTCGAGAAATTGGCGTAACCTTTCGTTCCCCCCGTGATGGTCGCATCATTGAATTAACCCCGGAACGTTCCATCCAGATTCAAAACGCCTTAGGGGCTGATGTTATCATGGCCTTTGATGAGTGTCCCCCCGGTCAAGCGGATTATGCTACGGTTAAAGCAGCTACAGAACGCACCTATCGCTGGTTAGAACGCTGTATTAACGCCCATCAACGTCCCCAAGATCAAGCCCTATTTGGCATTGTTCAAGGGGGCATTTATCCCGAATTGCGACAATCTGCCGTTAATGGGTTAATCGAGTTCGATTTACCTGGATATGCTATCGGAGGGGTCAGTGTGGGAGAAGATCCTGCCTTAGTCAGAGAAATTGTTCAATTCACTGCCCCTTTACTGCCTCCGAATAAACCGCGTTATTTAATGGGAGTGGGAACCTATCGGGAGATGGCTATGGCGATCGCATCAGGAGTCGATTTATTTGACTGTGTGATTCCTACCCGTTTTGGTCGTCACGGGACCGCTTTAATCAGGGGTGAACGGAAAAACCTGAAAAATGCCCAATTTAAAGAAGATTTTACTCCTCTCGACCCCGAATGCCCCTGTTATACCTGTCAAACCTTTACCCGCGCCTATTTGAATCATTTAGTGCGATCGCAGGAAATGTTAGGCTATATTCTCTTATCCTTGCATAATGTCACAGAATTAGTCCGATTTACCCAACGCATTCGGGAGGCAATTATTGGCGATCGCTTTGTCGAAGAATTTGGCCATTGGCTGTCATGA
- a CDS encoding ATP-binding protein, whose amino-acid sequence MNQITSSHQSLYSQISSLLLYQSVFENEVGEAFLNLLDSLSYPEDDHLNLDCLIAYGEWFNALANHQKSWQDYLTTEILLNTNPFSEQIQSVTLKELPNSLIEATKHDLTILQTVYHCQPQQIAQWLQDTIKTYSSALVWELENKDNTFLHKSDNWEEVIEDLANYYRQQGTGIFAQYQALKWYDDQLIGITNPDPIELSEIVGYEEQKATLIKNTEILLAGYQALHVLLYGSRGSGKSSLVKGLLNQYSNQGLRLIEVSKSQLKDLPFIVDKLRNMSQKFIIFVDDLSFEEDDDAFKSLKVVLEGSITAKAQNVVVYATSNRRHLIKEYFGDRPQLSEADEVHAWDTVQEKLSFSDRFGLTLTFEPANQDKYLTIVHHLAQQAGLNLPQEELDFKAKQWATKHNGRSGRTARQFIDFLQGQLAISGL is encoded by the coding sequence ATGAATCAAATAACTTCATCTCATCAGTCTCTTTATAGTCAAATTTCTTCCTTACTTCTCTATCAATCGGTGTTCGAGAATGAAGTAGGAGAAGCGTTTTTAAATCTTCTAGACTCTCTTAGTTATCCCGAAGACGATCATCTCAATTTAGATTGTTTAATAGCTTACGGTGAATGGTTTAATGCCTTAGCTAATCATCAAAAAAGTTGGCAAGATTACTTAACAACTGAAATTCTTTTAAATACTAATCCTTTTAGTGAGCAAATTCAATCAGTGACCTTAAAAGAGTTACCAAACTCTTTAATAGAAGCTACAAAACATGATTTAACCATACTACAAACGGTTTATCATTGTCAACCTCAACAAATCGCTCAATGGCTACAAGATACCATTAAAACCTATTCTAGTGCTTTAGTTTGGGAGTTAGAAAATAAGGATAATACTTTTTTGCATAAAAGCGATAATTGGGAGGAAGTAATAGAAGACTTAGCGAACTATTATCGTCAACAAGGAACAGGAATTTTTGCCCAATATCAAGCCCTAAAATGGTACGATGATCAATTAATTGGCATTACCAACCCCGATCCCATCGAATTAAGCGAAATTGTAGGGTATGAAGAACAAAAAGCAACCTTGATAAAAAATACAGAAATTTTATTAGCGGGTTATCAAGCCCTTCATGTCTTATTATATGGTAGTCGAGGATCGGGTAAATCTTCCTTAGTAAAAGGATTATTAAATCAGTATAGCAACCAAGGATTAAGATTAATAGAAGTCAGTAAATCTCAACTCAAAGATTTACCATTTATTGTTGATAAATTGAGAAATATGTCCCAAAAATTTATTATTTTTGTTGACGATCTTTCCTTTGAAGAAGATGACGACGCATTTAAGTCTTTAAAAGTGGTTTTAGAAGGAAGTATTACTGCTAAAGCGCAAAATGTTGTCGTTTATGCCACTTCCAATCGAAGACATTTAATCAAGGAATATTTCGGCGATCGCCCCCAACTGAGTGAAGCAGATGAAGTTCATGCTTGGGATACCGTGCAAGAAAAATTATCCTTTAGCGATCGCTTTGGGTTAACCTTAACCTTTGAACCCGCAAATCAAGATAAATACCTAACTATCGTGCATCATTTAGCACAACAAGCAGGGTTAAATTTACCCCAAGAAGAACTCGACTTTAAAGCCAAACAATGGGCAACAAAACATAACGGAAGATCAGGAAGAACTGCTAGACAATTCATTGACTTTTTACAAGGTCAATTAGCTATTTCTGGTCTTTAA
- the ispG gene encoding (E)-4-hydroxy-3-methylbut-2-enyl-diphosphate synthase — translation MQTLETPKPLTNTSPEFDTTIHRRQTRPVKVGDITIGGGYPVVVQSMINEDTLDIEGSVAGIRRLHEIGCEIVRVTVPSMAHAKALAEINQKLAEVYRRVPLVADVHHNGLKIALEVAKHVDKVRINPGLYVFEKPSTTRSEYTQAEFDEIGEKISETLKPLVVSLRDQGKAMRIGVNHGSLAERMLFTYGDTPEGMVESALEFIRICESLDFRNLVISLKASRVPVMLAAYRLMVKRMDELGMDYPLHLGVTEAGDGEYGRIKSTAGIATLLAEGIGDTIRVSLTEAPEKEIPVCYSILQALGLRKTMVEYVACPSCGRTLFNLEEVLHKVREATKHLTGLDIAVMGCIVNGPGEMADADYGYVGKQAGYISLYRGREEIKRVPEDQGVQELIELIKADGRWVEP, via the coding sequence ATGCAAACCCTGGAAACGCCTAAACCTTTAACAAACACGAGCCCTGAATTTGATACTACCATTCATCGCCGCCAAACCCGTCCCGTCAAAGTCGGAGATATCACCATTGGGGGAGGCTATCCTGTGGTCGTCCAATCGATGATCAATGAGGATACCCTAGATATTGAGGGTTCGGTGGCTGGTATTCGTCGTTTACACGAAATTGGCTGCGAAATCGTCCGTGTTACCGTTCCTAGCATGGCCCACGCTAAAGCCTTAGCCGAAATTAACCAAAAACTAGCGGAAGTTTATCGACGGGTTCCCCTAGTGGCGGATGTACACCATAATGGACTGAAAATCGCCCTAGAAGTAGCTAAGCACGTCGATAAAGTCCGTATTAACCCTGGATTATACGTCTTTGAGAAACCTAGTACTACCCGCAGTGAATACACCCAAGCTGAATTTGATGAAATTGGCGAAAAAATCAGTGAAACCCTGAAACCCTTGGTCGTTTCGCTACGAGATCAAGGTAAAGCGATGCGAATTGGCGTTAACCACGGTTCTCTCGCTGAACGGATGCTATTTACCTACGGCGATACTCCTGAAGGGATGGTAGAATCAGCCTTAGAATTTATCCGTATTTGCGAATCCCTCGATTTTCGCAACTTAGTCATCTCTCTTAAAGCCTCTCGTGTTCCTGTGATGTTAGCCGCCTATCGCTTGATGGTCAAACGGATGGATGAGTTAGGAATGGATTATCCCTTGCATTTAGGGGTCACAGAAGCCGGAGATGGGGAATACGGACGGATTAAGTCTACGGCGGGTATTGCTACCCTTTTGGCCGAAGGCATTGGGGATACCATTCGGGTTTCGTTAACCGAGGCCCCAGAAAAAGAAATTCCCGTTTGCTACAGTATTTTGCAAGCCTTGGGACTGCGGAAAACGATGGTGGAATATGTGGCCTGTCCCTCCTGTGGCCGAACCCTATTTAACTTAGAAGAGGTACTCCATAAGGTTCGAGAAGCCACCAAACATTTAACGGGGTTAGATATTGCGGTCATGGGTTGCATTGTCAATGGACCGGGAGAAATGGCTGACGCTGACTACGGTTATGTCGGGAAACAAGCGGGTTATATTTCTCTGTATCGCGGACGGGAAGAAATTAAGCGGGTTCCTGAAGACCAAGGAGTTCAGGAATTGATTGAATTAATTAAAGCCGATGGCCGTTGGGTTGAACCATAA
- a CDS encoding ATP-binding protein: protein MQKTKEAELKLLSSQYRPECFVNIVEEIEQNLFPTSQKNVFYKLLEFTNLTKSNALILTTHSPYIINYLTLAIKGYQVWQKILSSPNAELLKQQLENIVPEASYISEEDAIVYELTEQGEIRKLSTYEGLPSDENYLNISLFG from the coding sequence TTGCAGAAAACAAAGGAAGCGGAACTCAAACTATTATCTTCCCAATATCGTCCTGAATGTTTTGTAAATATCGTAGAAGAAATAGAACAAAATCTTTTCCCAACATCTCAAAAAAATGTATTTTATAAATTGCTAGAATTTACTAATTTAACAAAAAGCAACGCACTAATTCTTACAACTCATAGTCCTTATATTATCAATTATCTGACATTAGCAATAAAGGGATATCAGGTTTGGCAAAAAATTTTATCCTCTCCAAACGCTGAGTTACTCAAGCAACAATTAGAAAATATTGTTCCTGAAGCTTCTTATATATCTGAAGAAGATGCTATTGTATATGAGTTAACAGAACAGGGAGAAATTAGGAAACTTTCTACCTATGAAGGGTTGCCTTCTGATGAAAACTATCTCAATATTTCATTATTTGGATAG
- a CDS encoding branched-chain amino acid transaminase, translated as MHNFLPIAYFENQFIAFENAKISIATHALHYGTAAFGGMRGIPNPENPSQILLFRLERHCQRLSQSAKFLNYDLPADKIEQIIVDFVKKNKPSQSFYIRPLVYSSGLGIAPRLHNIEKDFFVYGLEMGDYLSPDGISCRISSWYRQEDRSFPLRGKISAAYITSALAKTEAVESGFDEAILMNSQGKVCEATGMNVFMVRNGQLITPGFEQDVLEGITRDSILTLAKDLGIETIQRPIDKSELFIADEVFLSGTAAKITPVKRIETFTLPSDRPITEKLREKLSAITENKDLKYANWVNVIPLE; from the coding sequence ATGCACAATTTCCTGCCGATTGCGTACTTTGAAAATCAATTTATTGCCTTTGAAAATGCTAAAATTTCTATTGCTACCCACGCACTGCACTATGGAACAGCAGCTTTTGGAGGAATGCGAGGAATCCCTAATCCCGAAAATCCTTCACAGATTCTCTTATTTCGTTTAGAACGTCATTGTCAGCGATTAAGTCAAAGTGCGAAGTTCCTTAATTATGATTTACCAGCCGATAAAATAGAGCAGATTATTGTTGATTTTGTCAAGAAGAATAAACCCTCACAATCATTTTATATTAGACCCTTAGTCTATAGTTCCGGGTTAGGAATTGCGCCGAGATTACACAATATTGAAAAAGATTTCTTTGTTTACGGATTAGAAATGGGGGATTATTTGTCCCCTGACGGGATTAGTTGTCGGATTAGTTCTTGGTATCGTCAAGAAGATCGCAGTTTTCCCTTAAGAGGTAAAATTAGTGCAGCCTATATTACCTCAGCCTTAGCCAAAACGGAAGCAGTAGAATCGGGATTTGATGAAGCTATTTTAATGAACTCCCAAGGCAAAGTTTGTGAAGCAACGGGGATGAACGTTTTTATGGTCAGAAATGGTCAATTAATCACCCCTGGATTTGAACAAGATGTCCTCGAAGGAATTACCAGAGATAGCATTTTAACCTTAGCAAAAGACTTAGGAATTGAAACCATTCAAAGACCTATTGATAAGTCAGAATTGTTTATTGCTGATGAAGTTTTTTTGAGTGGAACCGCCGCTAAAATTACTCCGGTGAAAAGAATTGAAACCTTTACCTTACCGAGTGATCGTCCTATTACGGAAAAATTGCGAGAAAAGTTATCAGCAATTACTGAAAATAAAGATCTAAAATATGCAAATTGGGTTAATGTTATTCCCTTAGAATAA